The Aerococcus loyolae genome contains the following window.
CGGTTTCGGTTCCTGATTCAATCACGTCTGTATATAAGGTTCCTTGGGCTAAGAAATCCATCCCATCTAACTTGGTGGCTTCGTCATCGAAAACAGCCACAAATTCATGGCCAATAATCTTCCGTTTGGTTTCAGGATCAGATACGCCAGCTAATTTACCTAAGAAACGTTCTTGGGCATCGGCTTTAATAATGTTTAAACCAAACTTGCCACCTAGAGTTTCCATGACTTGGTCAGCTTCGCCTTTACGGAGTAAACCATGATCAACAAAGATACAGGTCAATTGGTCACCGATAGCTTTTTGTAAGAGGACACCAACCACGGAAGAGTCTACCCCACCGGAAAGGCCGAGTAGAACTTTCTTATCGCCAACGCGGTCACGAATGCTCTTAATTTGCATGTCAATGAAGTCAGCCATGGTCCAGTCTCCCTGGCAACCACAAATTTCATAGACAAAGTTTTTCAACATTTGTTGGCCATTGATGGATGAGCGTACTTCAGGATGGTATTGGAAACCATAAACTTGGGCGTCTTCGTTTTCAAAAGCAGCAGCTGGGCTGTGAGGAGCCACACCTGTGATTTCAAAACCTTCAGGAATTTCAGCAATACGGTCACCGTGACTCATTAAGACAGTTTCTTTTTCAGCTAAATCTTTAAAGATTTTAGAATCGGTCTTTTGAATGGTCATTTCTTGTTGACCATATTCACGTTTGTCAGAGGCTTCAACCACACCACCAAATTTCTTAGTGATTAATTGCATCCCATAACAAATTCCTAAAACTGGTATCCCTAAATTAAAAATTTCCTCGTCAATATCGAAGGAGCCTTCTTCATAGACTGAGTTAGGTCCTCCCGAAAGAATGATTCCCTTCACCTGCCCCTGATCTTTAATTTCTTGAGCAGTTTGCCGGTGAGATTGTAATTCAGAATAGACCCCCAGTTCACGAATACGGCGGGTAATCAGTTGGTTGTACTGGCTGCCGTAGTCAAGAACGATGATCTTTTCTAGGTCCTTTAAGGCTTTCATCCTAAGTTATCACTCACTTCCCTTATAATTTCTTTCTCATTTTATCAAAAACGCGCACATAATTCTAGTATTCCTTTCCTTTAATTCGGATTTATTCCTATTTCTATCGATTTAACCGATGCAAAAAGGAGACCTTTAATGAGTTTGTCTTTTTATAAAGGATTTATTAAAACACTGTGGGAGATAATTCAAAGTTGTTATAATTAGGGCTTTTATTGTATGATAAAGCTATTAGAAATGGCGGAAAAGAGGGAAAATCATGCGCGAAATTTGCGGCAAATCACATGGAAAATTAATTTTAATGGGGGAGCACAGTGTGGTCTATGGACAGCCATCGATTGCCCTGCCCTTTCGAGCAGTAACCATTCAAGTCAATCTGGAACCGGCTGGCAATTATTCCTACTTATTCAGTGATATCTATGAGGGCCCCGTTGAAGAAGCCCCCAAGAAACTTGACGCCTTGGTGGGTCTCTTTAACCGTCTCCGCCATGATTTCTTAAGCAGTCATGACCATTTCCTGATTAAGGTGAATAGTAATATTCCGGTTGAACGTGGCTTAGGGAGCTCAGCGGCCTTATCAGTAGCCTTTATCCGTGCCTTTTTTAATTACTTAGGTAAAGATTTACCCAATGAAGTCTTACTCGATTATGCTGACTTTGCCGAAACCATTAGTCACGGGACCCCTAGTGGCCTTGATGCTCGGGTTACGGCCTATAACCAACCCCTCTACTTCAAAAAGGGGGAAACAGCCCAACCCTTCCATTTCCATACCCCCTATTGGCTAGTGATTGCTGATACTGGGATTTCAGGAAATACTAAGCAAACCGTGAAAAATGTCCGTGATGCCTATGAAAGCCCCTTTGCTAGCCGGCAAATCGCTACTCAAAAAACCATTAAACACCTGGGAGTCTTAACCACCGATCTGACCCAGGCCTTAAAAGCACCACAACCTTCCTTAGAGAAACTGGCTGCTTTAATTAATGCAGCCCAACATGACCTGGCTGCCCTCCAAGTCTCCAGCCCAGAATTGAGCTGGGGGATTGATTACATGCGCCAACACGGAGCCGTGGCAGCCAAATTGACCGGTGGCGGAGGCGGTGGCTGTTACTATGCTCTGGTCCCTGACCGTCAAACTGGTGAAAAACTCATTCAAGCCCTAGCGGATAGTCCTAGTGCCTGTCAAAGCTGGTTAATGCCTTTTTCAAGTGAATCAAATGCAAGTGAAAAGGAGTAAACTATGGAAAAATATCGTGGTATTTGTCGAGCCCATACCAATATCGCCCTAATTAAATATTGGGGAAAACGTGATGATGAACTCATCCTACCCATGAATAGTAATCTTTCTTTAACCTTGGACCGTTTTTATTCAGAAACCCAAATCCGCTTCTCTAAGGATATCGTGGAAGACTGCTTCCAACTTGATGGGGAGTGGCAAGACAATAGTGAAGTAGAGAAGATTAGCCGTTTTGTTGACCTCTTCCGTCAATTGGCCCAGGTAGACTTGGCTTGTGAAGTCATTTCCTACAACCATGTGCCCACTGCGGCAGGCTTGGCCTCATCAGCTTCTGCCTTTGCGGCCTTAGCCGGTGCTTGCAATCAAGCCCTCCGCTTAGACCTGGACCCTCTTGCCCTGTCCCGCTTAGCCCGACGCGGATCAGGCTCAGCCACTCGGAGCATTTTCGGTGGCTTTGTCGAATGGCAAAAGGGAAGTGGCGACCATGATTCCCAAGCTGTCCCCTTCGATGATGCCAATTGGGATGTGGGCATGGTTGTCCTGGCCTTAAATACCAAAAAGAAGGCCATCAGTTCCCGACGAGGAATGAAGCACACGGTTGCAACCTCCCCCTTCTATCAATTATGGCCCCAGGTTAGCGAGAAAAAACTCCTAGAAATGAAAGCCGCTATTAAGGCTCGAGACCTGGATTGGATGGGAGAAACTGCTGAAAGCCACGCCATGTTAATGCACGCCACTACCCTATCGGCCGACCCCGCCTTTACCTATTTAGAAGCAGAATCACTCAAGGCTATTGAAGCGGTCAAAGGTCTCCGCCAACAAGGCTATAAGGCCTACTTCACCATGGATGCCGGTCCTAACGTGAAGATTCTCTGTCCTTATTCCCAGTCCCAAGCTATTATCGATGCCTTGGCGCCTGAATTTGGTGCTGACCGGCTAATTGCCAGCCGCCCGGGACCAGGTATTCAATATTTAGAAGCTTTTTCTGAACAGAAAACTAGCAACAAAACTTCACAAAGCTTGAACCAAGAGGAAAGCACTGAAGACGACAAGCTAGAGCTGCTCAATGAAGAGTTGGGTGAAGACGGCTTAGACAGCCAAGAAGAATTTATGAAACGTTTAGCCAAGCAAAAGCTCACCCTGCAAGAAGAGTTAGAAGAAATTTTTAACCACTCGGCCCCTCACAACTTTTTTAGACCATCGAATCCACTCCCCCATGATCCCAATGATTCACAGGAGGAATTGTAAATGGAAACCATTATTAGTAAACGCCCAGGAAAGTTATATCTGGCTGGTGAATACGCCATTGTCCATTCCTTTCAAGGGGCTTTATTAGTAGCGGTTGACGCCTATGTCACCGTCGAATTGCGCCCCCTTGATCAAACTCAGTCGCGCTTATCGACTAACCAGGCCCAAGAAACTTTTTTCTGGACGGTTAGTGATGACGGTGAGATCAGTGGGATCCCTAAGCAATTCTTATTAGTCAAGACCTTGATCCAAACAGCCTACCAATATTTAAAGGAAAACGGTCGCGTGGAGGATCCCTTTAAGAGTATTGACCTAAAAATCTCCAGTGACCTGGATAGTCCTGACGGGAAGAAATATGGCCTAGGATCTAGTGCCGCAGTCAGCATAGCTATCCTGGAAGCGATTCTTAAATTCTACCAGGTTGACCAAGACCACTCCAAGAAGTCCTTTGCCTATCTTCTCTACCAACTAGGGGCTATCGCCCAAATCAAAATCGACCTTAAAGGCTCCTTTGGCGACTTGGCTGCTTCAGCTTTTGGAGGCTGCATCTACTATCAAAATTTTGACCATACTTGGTTGAAGGAAAGAGTCAAGCATGAAGCAATGAAAGTCCTAGACCTCATCCAGATGCACTGGGATGGTCTCATGATCGAACCGCTGACTCTATCTCCCGATTGGAAACTCCATGTGGCTTGGACTGAAAAGCCGAGTTCTACCGAAGCCATGCTAGTGGGAAAGTCAACAAGAAAAACAGACAAGCATGAGTTTTCACTTAGCGAACGCCATTTCCGCTACGCCAGTCAACAATGCGTGATTCTAATCCGCCAAGCCATTATCGACCAAGATTACTTTGTTTTTACTAAAGCCTTAACTTATAACAGTCATTTATTGTATAACTATACCAAACACCGGCAAAAACCTTACTTAACCACCGATTTAAGGGCAGCTATTGATTTGGCCCGAGCTGCCGGAGGAACAAGTAAGGTTTCCGGAGCAGGTGGCGGGGACTGTGCCATTGCCTTTAGCGATGAAACAGCTATTGGAGAACAGATTGATCAAGCTTGGCATGAAGCCGGTATCCACTCACTCGACTTGGGACTGTGCCCTAGTTTCATCCAATAATTCAACCACTTCTCACAAACAGGTGCCATTGCCCCATTTAATCTTAAGTTAAAAGGAGAATTCCATGAAGAATCGTAAAGATGACCACATTAAGCTTGCCGATTGGCAGTATGCTCAAAGCGCTACCGATTTCGATGCCATCCGCTTTGTCCACCATTCCCTGCCCCATATTGATGCTGACCAAGTCCAACTTAATACCCAGCTCTTCGGCCAAGAAT
Protein-coding sequences here:
- the guaA gene encoding glutamine-hydrolyzing GMP synthase; translated protein: MKALKDLEKIIVLDYGSQYNQLITRRIRELGVYSELQSHRQTAQEIKDQGQVKGIILSGGPNSVYEEGSFDIDEEIFNLGIPVLGICYGMQLITKKFGGVVEASDKREYGQQEMTIQKTDSKIFKDLAEKETVLMSHGDRIAEIPEGFEITGVAPHSPAAAFENEDAQVYGFQYHPEVRSSINGQQMLKNFVYEICGCQGDWTMADFIDMQIKSIRDRVGDKKVLLGLSGGVDSSVVGVLLQKAIGDQLTCIFVDHGLLRKGEADQVMETLGGKFGLNIIKADAQERFLGKLAGVSDPETKRKIIGHEFVAVFDDEATKLDGMDFLAQGTLYTDVIESGTETAETIKSHHNVGGLPEDMQFELIEPLNTLFKDEVRAVGTELGMPDNIVWRQPFPGPGLAIRVIGEVTKEKLHIVRESDAILREEIANAGLDRDIWQYFTVLPGFKSVGVMGDKRTYEYTIAIRAITSVDGMTADWARIPYDVLDHISRRIVNEVDGINRVVLDVTSKPPATVEWE
- the mvk gene encoding mevalonate kinase → MREICGKSHGKLILMGEHSVVYGQPSIALPFRAVTIQVNLEPAGNYSYLFSDIYEGPVEEAPKKLDALVGLFNRLRHDFLSSHDHFLIKVNSNIPVERGLGSSAALSVAFIRAFFNYLGKDLPNEVLLDYADFAETISHGTPSGLDARVTAYNQPLYFKKGETAQPFHFHTPYWLVIADTGISGNTKQTVKNVRDAYESPFASRQIATQKTIKHLGVLTTDLTQALKAPQPSLEKLAALINAAQHDLAALQVSSPELSWGIDYMRQHGAVAAKLTGGGGGGCYYALVPDRQTGEKLIQALADSPSACQSWLMPFSSESNASEKE
- a CDS encoding phosphomevalonate kinase gives rise to the protein METIISKRPGKLYLAGEYAIVHSFQGALLVAVDAYVTVELRPLDQTQSRLSTNQAQETFFWTVSDDGEISGIPKQFLLVKTLIQTAYQYLKENGRVEDPFKSIDLKISSDLDSPDGKKYGLGSSAAVSIAILEAILKFYQVDQDHSKKSFAYLLYQLGAIAQIKIDLKGSFGDLAASAFGGCIYYQNFDHTWLKERVKHEAMKVLDLIQMHWDGLMIEPLTLSPDWKLHVAWTEKPSSTEAMLVGKSTRKTDKHEFSLSERHFRYASQQCVILIRQAIIDQDYFVFTKALTYNSHLLYNYTKHRQKPYLTTDLRAAIDLARAAGGTSKVSGAGGGDCAIAFSDETAIGEQIDQAWHEAGIHSLDLGLCPSFIQ